Genomic DNA from Schistosoma haematobium chromosome 1, whole genome shotgun sequence:
CTGTAATAACACAGAAAATGAACAAAGGTTCGGGACGTCGTTAGACAGCGATTATTAAGAGGTTTAGTACCATAGTTTCTAGTTTGGTACTTGTCAGATAAATTCATTTAACGATGTTCCAAAGATAATCGAACAGAAAATACAGTTGTTCAATCAGTAGAATCTTGTCATCAGCTAAACCACTGGTTTATGATGACCAAGTTTTATCTACTAtaatgataaagataaatgtaaAGCATATTAAACTGTAGTAGTCCGACTTCAAACTCTGTAGCGATCCGGAAATCCAATCTGCTCCCCGTCATTCAGAATGACATTTCCTTTGGCTTCCACACAAACATTTGTAATATAAATGAGATTTTCCAACATTATCCCTTTTTACTATCTCCATAGGTATTATATAACATAGGAACTAGACTGACAACATTTTTGTGGGTAATGTGATaaacttcttttctttttacctATTTTTTATGATACGggtgaaatattttttttggaATGATATCAGTTTTTCGGAATAACGGTCAACATAAGGCATCATAAAACTCAATTAACATCTATGCTACAGGCTAACTTTTCTATAAATGGAAACACTCCCTTTGAATGTAATAAAATTTGTATACAATAGTAATGTGTTATATTCTGTCAACTAACTCATTTCTGTTTGGTCGAAATCATTCAGATGACAATCCAGGTGTATGGGTTAATTTTTAAGTAATTTCTACcttttgattatatttctcTGTACGcatgaataaaaaatattttataacgGTTCGTCTCACTGTCAGTAGGTGAAATTCATCCCTAAATTCTAATTACTGACTCTAATTATAAAACTAATCCCATTCAAGTATTAGGACTAGAATGGTCTTTTCTTACATCTGTATGTACTAATAAATTATACACagaaaaataatattcaacTCTAGTTAATAAATAGTTAAATCTTGAAATCTAAAATATCTATTGAGAAGCACTACGTATCTATTTCTTTATAGTGTAAAAATCACCCATGGTTTCCAGCACCCTCACAAACGATGAAAGTTCGTGTTGAAAACTGATTACTCAGATAAACACCGAAAATTTACAGCCACATTGCTCGATGTACATGGATTACAGTATGGACTACAAAAGATGACTTTTAAATTTCTCCATAGATTTTATCGGAGGGACATTCTTGTATTCAGAGGGACCCCGTCTATTAGTCGATTTAACCAGTCTTTTTGTGTAAAAACCAGCTCGTACTCAACTTGAATCTACCTCCTCACAATCCTTAATACAATTCAGTCCCAAAGGTGATGTGACAAATTCCCATTGCTCCTATATTATATTGTTTCAATCTCTTATATGTTCAATTGTTGTTTTGTATTTCTTTGACACTTTATTGAGCTGAACTTCCTTATTTTAATATAATGTTACCTTGACAAATTTATATGTGATCAGATCATTCGAAATTTGTTTTGTAAATACACTGATTTCACAGATCGGTTTCATCTCTACATCACAGTTTTAGAACTTATAAGAAAGactaatttaaaattataatatcTACCTGACCTTTTACTTTCCATATATAAATAGTCTTAGCAACATGTGTGTAattagattgttcaaaatgcaTTGCACAAATGTAGCGTATACCAATAGTGTTATACTTTTAATATCGTTTTCTGAAAAAGCAATTTATAATAATCAGTTTGGGGTCGTGGAAATTGTTAAGTTTCTGATTGAactcatgaatcgatcgatattagaccatcattgaaaacctgtaagcactgaatggccgtttcgtcctaatatggaactcctgggcagtgcacatccacgatcctgcacatAGGagtcgaacccatgaccttcggtctcacgtgTGAAAGCTTAATATCCACGACCCGAAACTGagaattaccatgtgctcactgatgactagcttcgtgaggtaACTTTTAGGTTTCtactgagaagccgtgaccagtggagctaatctgtgacAGGTAGAGACGGGTATCCACCacaaacaatggaagatggccgcgcaatttcgtggactggttgaagttagacattaataccgtctgatgccggctcagtggtctagagtttggGCGTTtgtgcacgagactgaaggacctgagttcgagtcccgcgtgcgggaccgtggatgcgcactactgaggagtcccatactagcaGGAAACAGCAGCCCAGTGCTTctacgttttccatggtggtctaacatttatCGATCtgtgatctcaaccaaaaatttacaataaatTCATATAATGTACACTTATTTTTTACATCTTTCTGAATAATTAAAGTAAGAAACTGTGTACATGTATAGGCCTTAACAGCTACAGTCTACATTTATgataacaacaaaatattaGTAGGAAAATCAATTTTACCATTGAACAATAGACAGTAACGGTTTAGTAACCTTGTATTATTCACAAAaggaagagtcccaaataggacgaaacgcgcgtcccggattccactgctagccactatccatctttgctcataagtTCATTCATGTTTCACGGCGATCACGATCGGTTCAAACTGCTAGTTTGTAATATAATAGGAGAAATCTCagacttcagtcaatttatgaCACGGTGGGGCTCTTATCTAATACTATCGATGAGTAAGCTTCTCGCTCCTATCACGGTTGACTTCTAAAAACACTAGTTACCACAAAAATTACGAGAAATTTATCTAAAAGATTGTTACTGATGAACATATACTTACTACTAAAGTAGCTTTTAAGagagattttataaatttcgttAGTAATTCTCTCAAAATTTTTTACACACATGACCAATAGTATATCTTAGAGTATGTCTAATCCCACTGATATGAACAAAAGAATGTTATTCAATACTATCAAATTTCCACTTTTATTTTACCAGTTAAGTACATTAATCAAGTAAACAGAAAATTCCTTTCTGTCCAGCTACACTCCATACTTAAATTTAGCCAAAATTATCTAAAAGATAATtagtaaaatatttaatatactAACAATGTGGTCtataaataagtgaatttgAACTCTTATCtgaaagtttatttattcatttgaacacataaatattggtacaagggggtaccatatatatatgcgccatacgAAAGTTGATACGCATTATCGATGAAGATAAAACTAAACGTTTCATAATTTTTCTCTACTCACACAATTGTCAACATCATATGTAAGTTGTGAAATGAATTGATTTAAATTGGTTACAACTAATTTATTCTCGAACTTGGTACAAAtgttactgaatattatttttCGTCTGGATGAAACTGACCAAGTATGGTTTTATGTATTCGACTTTGAGGCAAACTTTTTATGTGAGTGCTAGTGATACTACTCGTTTGCTCAAACTGAAGTAGATGGAGTTAAACTAAAACTTGGGATCTAATGGTCGAAAGTAGAACCTATTAACCAGTAAGCTACTTCTTGGACTACTGAACTAAAACATAcataattcaattaaaaatgCTCATCGACAAAATTTTCTCTAAACTTTCACAGTTCTAACTGGAAACCAGTTAGATGATCTCTTTTATCTGTGACAATTTTTTATACGCAGGTTATCAAAAAAGTTAACTAGACCTAAATAAAACTAGTTTATGAATAACTTTTTAGAAAATTTCAACTTGATATTAGATTGACAAAAACTAAGCctgtttttattcattcaatttattaCTATTCATCGGCCAAACCAATTAGCAATAGAACGGTAATTAGGAAAACCTCAGAAGCCGAAGTTAGTGTAGTCCATTCAATGAAAGTAAACGGTGATGACCTGATATTTTTTTAATCTTTGGCTGTTTTATATTATGTATCCAAAAACTTTCGATGGGTAAATATTAAGACTTTCAGATATGGACCTAGGTCAATTACATCCTAGACTTTTTTATTTTTCGGTTTTCTTTTTCAGGTTTCAAGTCAAAATTTTATCatcattagaaaaaaatatgaatGTTATATACATTGATCagataaagaaatatatatgtatatgatttaACCTGTTACTTAATCcttttgattaaaatatttgttcTCATTAtcgaaaatttttttcttttgatattCTTGGAACTTAATCCTTTCATTTTATAAGTAATACTCACTTATTTTTCTTCTATTGTCCCTCCGACTCTCTCTCTCGGTTTGTTTTTACTGAGCTCTTAATTTTGTTATTCCATTAATGTAGAAAAGGCTTAGTTACCATGCTTTTTGTTCAGGTCATTAATTTCTTTTCCCTTTCAAGTTAAGTGCATATTACTTAAAAAATGAAGTAACGAAAAATCTCATTCAACATTGAATTATCCTACTTAGTTGATAGTTATATTTAAAATGGTGGTATATGATTTCATGAAACTTGACATTTATTACCAGGAAGAATATGATGAAGAAAAACTGAagaacattttaaaatataaagtttCTAAGACATTATGTACTGTAGGTATTATACTGGATAGCACCAGTGCAACTTCTTGTgcatgtggagcattttcttcttcatgtccagagtataacagaagctagtcgttgttgtccaacctgcttTCAATGTTTCACTGATCCCTAGTACCTTCAGGTTGTACCTCTTGGTTTcggcagcaatttggaagactcttctgatctcccacattgtacgagcatccCTAAACCTGTAAaagttgttgctctggttgttaaaaggagcataggccctatgacttccgaaggaactaggctttcaccatgaggcgtcataactcttctaaatgaagacctaactcccagagcagagtttaaatagtttgaattattttttccggTTAGCGTTTTGTGATAATtgggagtatttgaattatagtactaaataagaatcccagaaataacgcgaTTGGATCATGAAGTACTAGATAAGAACGAataaatgtactgtatttggaattcgaaatcaagcatttaacaagtacaaaggaatcattagttcattcaagcACCACATGTTTTCTAgccagttagttttctacgggatggggtcgctaaccccatgcccaatcttcctcctttatccaggcttgggaccggcagtagtccCAGACCAAAGGAAAagatgaagaccaaagaacagattacgccgagaaatggagacagacatgaggagtatgaacaacaattggatagaactagaaaggaaggcccaggacagagtgggttggagaacgcTGGTCAGCGGTCTCTTCTcaattgggagtaacagacATAAGGTATTATACTAGAACGAATCAAACGTAACTAatagtttaaataatttcaataaaattcagtCGTATGCTTATTAATTTAACAGGAATTTTCAAGTTTTGAAGGACTCTGTTTGGAATTCCACATGATCAATTTAAAACAGTAAAAGAACTATTGTGATACTTTACCAATgtcattaaaatatttcaaatgacttttttcatattttaagctTCATTAATCAAGTTATAGATACCTTTTCTCTAAAGAATGGTTTAATTTAAGAACTGAAAAGCACTAGACATTCATTCATATAATCTTTAATGAACTTTCTATGGTATGGTTAAACTTCTATTACTGCTTGTAGGTAATCGATCTTTAGCTTTCCCATTTACACTTGATATGTCAATGTTACTTTAATGAAATATGTTCATTTCAAAAAAATTTCCTACTAATTAAGGTGATTAGTTAACCGATTTAAAAACTAATCCTGTGTATCAAAATCAAACCGTACAACCTTACTTGTATTAGCACTGTTACATTTTTGTTGACTGAAAGCTTAACTAACTACTTACATTAATCCCACAATTGTAAGCatattattttcatgtttaattTCCTTCAGTTGCTCATCCCTTACCTTAATCATTTTACAATGATTTGGAAAAGTAATACTTAGTTAATATGGCTTACCTTTTAACCGTTCATTTCCTTGTTAGATTTTTCAGTTGGATGTATAGTACATTTACGACAATAGGTGAAATATTTATACTGAATATGTCAATAGTAATCTAGTGTGGGTCTTTCTTTCTCCCTTTTGTTTCAGCCCTAAACTATTTTATTGCAGTCACTAAACTTACTCCATACACACTGATTAAAAGTTAGTTTGGatttaaaattaagaaaaaaagggTTTCTCATTCTATTTTACTATTTTCTTATTTGTTCGTTTTCGTTTTTCCAATCTAATCTCCTCCCTCTCGTAAAAAAACACACattcatttgtttaatatttctATTGTTGTGCTTGCCAGTTAGTAATATGAATTCCCAATGTTTAATCTAATGAATCTTTTATGCCAGCAGGAGGATTGATTAAAATATACCCGAGACGTCAATCAACAAGGGAAATAAATTTCCTGTCTATTTCTCTGAACGATTACATGGAAAATATACATACTAATCACTAAATATTATGATTACATGTTTTAGAATCAGCTTAGTAACAAATCACGTGTTGATTGTAATGATAATCATTGTGGTAAATATGCATTTAAACACAAAGTGGGACAACTAGTGTTTAAAATTTCCTAAGTAGTAACCCGCGTGGGGGAAATGAACATTGTAACACTGTTGTTTAAAGTAATCACAAGATATTACATTTTATCAAATAGATTTTAGGAATTATAGGGCGAAATATGTATGGATAGGAATACTTTATTCCCCCATACATATGAGCATCTTATGATTTATCATTTGATGGTACTCAATTAGAGTTTAGTTAATATTCCGAAGGTTAAATAATATTACCGACATAAGTTACCTTTTACTAATACACTTTTGTTTACTTTACACTGAAATAGATGTTTATTATACAGAAGTATAAATTGAATTGCCATAATAATGCACTTCATGTATTCCAACAGGAAGCAACCTATAATTCGTAAGCGATAAAactattttggtggagttttgttctctggctATGGTTTGAAATAGTCAAACAATAATAagttttgaaaagagcaagaacaagcATTccgctagaatgtttgttcttgctcttttcaaaatgattaagtgaactatgtgtatgaaataataaGTCTGTTTAATCTTTTTCATGAAAGTGTCTCCTTAATTTAAAACACATGTTTTTAAACTACACAGAAAACCCTCAGTTAATTAAGATAGTATGCACTACATTATGGATTCATGGTTCTTGTTCCTTCAGATCCCATGCCCGATATATTAGTTGTCTTATTTAATATTCAGAATTTCAATTACAAATTACATCTTTACATATTCTAAGAAGTTCTCCTGATTCATAAGTTTGTCCTAATGCACTACACACAACTACTCATCCTGTTTATATTACACCTCACCAATTTCAAGTTATGATTGGTCTCTAGTGAATAGAATGAATATCTGTTTCCCAGTAGAATATTTATAATTACCACTTTTCTGGTTGTATATATCAATCTCAACTACTTGCGCTATTTATCATGATTGCATTACAGCTACTGATATTAAAGTATCACTGGATGAGTGGCATAAACTGTTCTGAGTGCTGTCTAACAAAGGAGTACACATAGGCATAATATACATAAAGGgaattgtttttaaatttaCATGATAAAGTTTGTTAGTGACATAGCAAGTTTTATTTCCGGATGTTCACAGAAAGCCCCACCTTAAAAACATCTTACTGACATTCAAACTGATCGAAACAGTATACTGGCTTAATCCACAATGAATTTTACCAAAagcaaattatattttattcaacgCCAAAAACAAAGTTTCTTGACAGTCCATCAATCCCAAAGAAAAATATGTCAACATACTGTACCATTTTACGTCAGTCTGATATATTTAATTCTTCAATTTAACAATAACATATGGGCCTGCAACTCTTTTAGGGTttctgccggtcccaagcccgggtaaaaaaGCGGGTTGGGTATTGGGTCGgaaaccccatcccgtagaaagcaATCTTGCTAAAATAACGCCAACCAGAACAAACAATTTAAAACAAGTGAGCAGACTATAAtactccacgaggggtaacaggcgtaagccaGTAAGCTTGTGATCAGCTTTTGgaactcattctaaatcatctctttatatgaattacttcacctgtaaattttctagactctggaataacctaccacaatttATCCGCACGATAAAaacactcccattatttgttcgctgcatcgatgcatactgctcctctgaaaatgaattgaatggtctagcgcctttaagtgtatctcattccacaaatgatattttaggaaccttaaatgtttagccatctttattagtgaattccctaagtaaaaccacccacttgctgtcaatatgttaacaccgcccctagcaagtttaactaattcgaataacataaacagtatatcactgtgttacatgacacacgcatttaggtagaccttACTGGCATATTTTGGTAACTACTGCTTTGTTTTTCCGTGCTCTGTGTTTTCGTtctaatttctctagttgtagataattatcattatttcgatctggcacacgaattgaCCTTAAGATATGGATCTGATATCTGGTTAAATAATGTCAGAGGACATTTCTAGTGAATTCGTTAGGAATATTTATCATTCAGTAAAGAATAACCATGTTCAACGCTCATTAGTGATTATCAGTCTAGGGTGAAAATGATATTTTAGTATGAAGGGTAAACAATTTTAGATTGATTCGGTTGATGTATAACAGATTAAATGTTTACTTTATGGTACATTTGATGTCGTTTACAATAAAGAAGCTGAGATGGTAAAAGCAGAAAACTAAACTGTTCTTGGAaacttttattaaataataacaacCTAACTATTTCAAGTCCCTTGACCATGAATATTAGAGGTTTGAATGATGGACgatatagttatatatatatatatatataattgtgaGTAAACCCAGGTAGGTCAGAGTAACGTCCTTTCCTTCGGTCATGTTGACAGTAATTTTGTGTTATTAGGATTTTGTAAACTATACTATCTTTTAAGTTACATTCATTAAGGTAACGCTGCATTTATCCAATTTATTTCCATATCTCAACACAATTAATAGTATGTACTCAATACTCACCTACTTTTAAGCAGTTACATCTTAACTATATCTACGAATAACGTTTACTATAAAATTTGTTTTGTACCTTCCAACCTTATTTACCTCTACCTCACTGTTTTGTAGTCACTATACTTATTAATGTTCAGCAGTTGATTTTGCTTTCAATAATTTTAGAAGTCAAATGTTAGTTAATCACACAGCACCCATAATACAACATGCTTATTCACCAGGTACTTGGGTATGTACTACACCCTAAATATGAGGGGTAATGATACTAGCCTGTTTCCTAAATCGAAGTAGGTGTATTTGAGCTCAAACCTGGAACTTAGTGGTGGATGTCGGACGTCTTAGCCGCTGACCCTACATCCCAATGAACTACTGATCCCAAgtatttttattatcactaaTTCGTTATCGTACTTGTAATGGTATTTATTCTGAGACTACTGTTCAGTGTCGATAGTTTATATTACTTAACGAAGCTGTTCAAGTTTTTGAAGCCGTAGCAGCTCAAATGGCTCGGTGATAGCATCTcactgtgaagctaggtgagGCGGGTTCTAATACCTCAGAAAGCATCAGTTATCACAAGATTGCAGGTATACCTTGTTAACGAGCATAGAATAttacgaaacctaggttcaagGTTTCTTGTGGACGACCTACTTCaactatttatcattattttcttaCTAATTGCTAGCGAGCGTTTAAGACAATATTATGATATTCTACGGGTTCTAGTGCGTATCCTAAATTTCTTATACACTTACTTCGAAGGAGGTACGTTCTATTTGGCTGCAGTTTGATAGTGTGACAGACGTTTGGATACATCACGATTCGAATTCCGTAAACCCTGACTGATCATGTTATTTTCATTAGTGGCTTTGTATCCAAGaaaagaaattggattagagtCGTCAAACGGGTCCAGAAATTATAAAAtacaattattcaaataatgtaCATGTATGATAATTTGCAGAAAGTTATCACTTAACGCACCCACAAAGTGCGATTCAACCGATCATCAGACGTTTTCGACCACGAAGTCGAACGTCCtccaatttatttaaaatttctttGACTTCGTGATCTTGTTTTTCCAAATGACCACGTGATTTTGCATTATCATGTTTAGACTTTATCTGTCGATCATCCAGTATTGTCGATACATAATTATCCCGGTAGGactttataattaaattcaGAAGCGATTCTGGAGTATTTAAATCGGCGTGGTCAGTGGTAATTTTTGACAGGGCTTTGTGATCAAGGCCACAGGTTAAGGCCCGTTCAAACACATATAGATCTACAGCTTTATCTTCTGCTAAACGTTGTGAGGTTAATCCAGAAGAAGAGCTTGAAAGTCCAAAATCTATAGGAACGATTCGAAAATCGGATTCTTTGTTACAATTATCTACCTGAAATTATGGAGAAGTGTTGAATTAAGGAGGTTAGTATTAAAAACAGTGTGATTTAACATATTCATTGATCAAGTGATAATACAGAGCAAGGAATGaatcaaataacaataattttctaaatttataTCCTACGACTCCATGATGTAATAATTTACTGATAGTGTTACACTTGGTAAGCATTTAGCTACCACTATATCAAAATCGAATTTCATAAGTAAATCAGAATGTTGAAACTGAACTAGTGATATACCTCTTACCGGTGTCATCAGTTTCTTCTTTTTCAAGTTCGTTTAAAGGTAGAAAGCGATCGTAAGTATAGGATTTTACTTCTGGAATTTGTTTCAATTGCGTTAACATGTTCAAAGCATGAACATTAGACATAGCTGGATTTTTGACACCCGTAATTTCTGTATCCTTAGTTTCAGAGCAGTTGATCAAAAATCATTCTGTGACAATCATCaacaactattatttatttttatatttaaacattGTTATGACTGGTCGTCGCTAATTGTTACGTCGAAATCACTTTATACTTATACTTTTAAAACAAAGAACCACTGCAATTTCGCCGACGCAAAGTAAGAGTACTAAGACTGTTACAAGCAAAGATTTGTTAACCACAAAACACGATGATCCTAGTCGAATACACTCATTTGTATGTTAATTGTACACTAATTTTGACCATGAATTATGATGAAATCACACATAAATGTTTATACAAAGGGATTTcgaaatagatatgcaccaaaCAAAGTAGTTATCGTTGAATGTTTATGTGGGCTAGGATACTTCCCAGGTGCCCAAACATAGAcaaatggttttcttaaggggccaatccccgagcctttgacacAGAGATCTAATCCACAGGGCAGTGAAgcgacgttaggagatgcagtccaatagtaaccggtgaccaacaataggttcatatcaCAATTGTCCCCTCAGAGTCCTTAAccccatgtgcaccaatggttcagaatcagggttttccaactcctctaagTTGGTCCTCCGTACCCATCAATTTGGTTAAAGTGCCcctgtcacgagaaggcagtcagTAGAACTTTTCTGCgagtggctatatacgcgtggtcatatgAAAGTTTTGAGGAGAGCGAATCCTCCCAACGCTCGggcataccagggcatttagagGCATCATCTACACCATCACTACCAGGACAAAAGATGAAACGTCGCGAACTGCGACCTACTTTCTGACAAACAAAACACCattgtcaatgaaatacaaaaCTTATGTTATGAGTATTTGTAAGTAAAATATTACTAATTTGTTATCCTAAGTGATGAAGTGTCTGTGAACACACCAGTAATCTATCCATAAAATACCTGATTTTGTTTTTTAACCAGTGCATGGATGTAATCGGTGTACAGAATTACATATGATACGAAATATATACAACACTTGATTTTTAGCAATGCAGTTACTCAAGTAAATGGCAAATCATAATTGAACTAAAAGAACAATATTATAAAAGCTTGCAAAAAAATACCTGTTGAACCAGAATATTGGACATAGTCAAATCACCATGTATTATATGGTTAGAATGTAGCTGAGCAAGTAGTCGACCTAATGCCGTTGTTAAATTTCGCAATCGTGAAGCTGTTTTCTCCTGGATATCCATGGTACATAAATCTGATGCAGTTGCTAGAGAAGATAAGTTTTTAAACCAGTCTTGAAGTGTGACAGCATCTGGACCAACTTCACCGAGCCAAATCCGACGTCGTCGAACATCAACTAGAAGGACTGGAGGGACATCTATTCCTACTTCTCTACAACGCAACATCTGTCTGACTTCAGCTCGCATTCGCTGCATTGACAAAGTGGCATCCAATGTACTATGACGATACCGTTTGACAAATCTTTCTTTAATAATACATGGAAAAGTATATGTTGAATGGAACAACTTAGTGCGATAGATTCGTGCTTCTGCTCCTTGCCTGACTAAAGTCTCAAGTGACAAGGCATTTAGAACTGAGTCAGATAGTAGATCTGGAAACAAATCTGGATTAGACATGTAATATTCtgcaagaaaaataaaaaaaggatgAACTACGCACAGTTGCATCTCGGGAAGCTTTCTTTTATTTGATTTCAATTTCTCTAATCTAATCACAGCTTTCACCTGAAAATTTATCGATTCACGTATATTTATACGTACTTTCTTGAACCGATGTCCTGACGTACTTGGTTTTAGAAATGACTGTTTATTTGCAAAGATAAATATCATGATGCACAGAAAAAAGGTAATCCTTAAGGTTAAtagattttcatttttatacttCATGAGAATGTTCATTATACTGGCAAAAACATGAAATCACTTTTGAACTTAACTAAATGGAATTCTGCCGTAACGCACGAGAAAAAGCTTCATACGACGCGATAATCACCCTCCAACTATTGTACCAGTTATTCCTTATGAAGTTAAATAACCATTAACATTGTGAAATACTGGATACACAAGCTAAATTACGTACTGAAAGATCATTCTAAGTTAAATTTCCTAAAGTTAATCAGATCTACGTTACGTATTAAAGCTTATTTTAATATAAGAATAGTTTCTGCTTATAACTATGCTTTTATGAGTTAGCTCACATTAAGCTTACATCAACCCTATGGAGTCAGTAAAAGTAATGTGGTCACGACAGCGAGTAACATGATATCCGAGGAATTGACCCAAGACACAGATAATGCAAATAAAAATCACTTATCAGAACCATGTTATATATTAGTCCAATACACTCAAAACCAGCAAATAT
This window encodes:
- the TP53RK_1 gene encoding TP53 regulating kinase (EggNog:ENOG410V7A2~COG:T~BUSCO:EOG091G0LKE) encodes the protein MTEKSDFLERDSEHNCEVENGISSLVDEPKLNHELYSGKDEINDRNVLPEPTEGLGLKAQNRYLKAKVRVLLEENQKLNSQMTHQVRLINDEIVRMKSRMQELEEERNRLHRVTSAHSSQLEKMKKSLGETRVHCNELETEKTNYKKDYDSLKRNSDQQVLEIKSLTTRLNRAIEESDRYKAELEKVRSSTRESVGSMRHNMDDLMAENKRLEKQKSELISTFKKQMKLIDILRRQKSFLKPSTSGHRFKKVRINIRESINFQVKAVIRLEKLKSNKRKLPEMQLCVVHPFFIFLAEYYMSNPDLFPDLLSDSVLNALSLETLVRQGAEARIYRTKLFHSTYTFPCIIKERFVKRYRHSTLDATLSMQRMRAEVRQMLRCREVGIDVPPVLLVDVRRRRIWLGEVGPDAVTLQDWFKNLSSLATASDLCTMDIQEKTASRLRNLTTALGRLLAQLHSNHIIHGDLTMSNILVQQVDNCNKESDFRIVPIDFGLSSSSSGLTSQRLAEDKAVDLYVFERALTCGLDHKALSKITTDHADLNTPESLLNLIIKSYRDNYVSTILDDRQIKSKHDNAKSRGHLEKQDHEVKEILNKLEDVRLRGRKRLMIG